The genome window ATACGAATCACCAACAAACGTAAAGCTTTTTTTCGTTCAAGAGGCCATCCTTTTTCCTTAATAATCCGTGTTAGATAATCAACACGCTCTTCCACATAGGGGTGATCCATAAAAATACCTGGGTCAACGTAAGGATGACGAAGCTGTTCTGCTGCAAGACCTTCCATAACCGTTAACATAGCCGCAGGTGGATAACCAGCCTCTTCAAGAGCAAAAAGCCCCTCAACATCAGCTTCTCTTTCCAAGTCTTTACTATAGGAATTTGTAATAGCTATCTGTGCCATATTTGTTAAAATCATTGGGGCAGCCTGTCCCCCACTAGCAATAATAAGTGCCAGGGAAATAACTGATATCCGTTGGGAACGGGCTATTTGTTTTACAACATGTCCTCGGTCAGCGTGGATCATTTCATGAGAAATAATAGCAGCAAGTTCTGCATCGCTATGGAGGAAATTAAGAATGCCAGTCGTCATATAGATAACGCCCCCCGGCAAACTGAAAGCATTTACAGCTTCCTCTCGTATAATACGTATCTCAAAGGGAAGAGAACGAGTCATTTGTGGTTTTAATTTTTCACAGATCATGGAAAGATGAGCTATCTGCACAGGATCTGAAATTCGCTCCCAATGCTGCTCTACTTCTTCAGAAACCTTTTTCCCAATACGTATTTCTCGCTGCATAGTGTCTTCTGCTTGCGCTACTAAACAAAAGCAGAAAAAAAACAGCGAGATCAAAATTCCGATATTACATTTTTTTTTCATACAAACCGTCCTTATAAAACTCCCCCAGACTTCATATATCCTTTAAAAGCGGTCTTCCCCTTATTAAGTTGAGCCATTTGTTCTCGTAATTCAGAAATATGTTGTTCAAGCAGCGCCTGCACATGCTCTTCTTTGGTCAAAAGAGCTGTAACCTGTTCTTTTATCTCATTTACTATTTTAGAAAGGGAATAAAACCCTTGAGACTCGACATGTTGTTCCACAGCCGACCAAAATAAAGGGCCATCGCGCCCTTCAACAAGACCAAATTTCATCGCTATTTGGCCCCACTCTTCCTGGAGAAGCTCTTGACGTGAAATAACGCCTTGTTTTTGCTGCAATACTTCTAGCAATTTTTCCATATCTTTATTGTTAACACACTCGAGTTCATCGTCTACATAATGTTCAAGTTCAGTATAAAGAGCTATTTCAGAAGACAAGAGATCCCTGATCTTAGACTCAAGGTT of Aminobacterium sp. MB27-C1 contains these proteins:
- a CDS encoding M48 family metalloprotease; translated protein: MKKKCNIGILISLFFFCFCLVAQAEDTMQREIRIGKKVSEEVEQHWERISDPVQIAHLSMICEKLKPQMTRSLPFEIRIIREEAVNAFSLPGGVIYMTTGILNFLHSDAELAAIISHEMIHADRGHVVKQIARSQRISVISLALIIASGGQAAPMILTNMAQIAITNSYSKDLEREADVEGLFALEEAGYPPAAMLTVMEGLAAEQLRHPYVDPGIFMDHPYVEERVDYLTRIIKEKGWPLERKKALRLLVIRIEPKDASLVMYVDDAPVWEGPNSSDVAALFSSVKDKLDRAYQMELPPYEIEVVEIDQVRALRVGSTLIVKEPLPAAVDSLASLRQTLVDSLLQAKTTHPIADYLN
- the flgN gene encoding flagellar export chaperone FlgN, with protein sequence MLQDNLESKIRDLLSSEIALYTELEHYVDDELECVNNKDMEKLLEVLQQKQGVISRQELLQEEWGQIAMKFGLVEGRDGPLFWSAVEQHVESQGFYSLSKIVNEIKEQVTALLTKEEHVQALLEQHISELREQMAQLNKGKTAFKGYMKSGGVL